The DNA region GCATGGCTGGCGGTGCGAGCCTCCTCAAGACGGATTCGGGCACGGTGCTTCATCTCAATCAGGGTTTTGGTGTAAGAGTTCAGGGTGAATACAGCTGCTGCCATGCAACAACTAAAGGAGACCCATGCCATACTGTGAAAGGAGTACCAACGGTGATTACGTCTGAAATTAGGGGTCAAATGATTCATTTTACACTAATCTTATTTAACTTGCATGCAATGTGACCAAACAACCATTTCATTATACACTGTGTGGTGAAATTAATATAGCAGAAATGATTAATTACTTTCtgcattgaataagttaaagcatgaaattgaaaataataaataaattctacCTTTGTTTTTAGTTCAAATATGTACAAATGTATGTTTAAGCTTatacttaaatattatttatgattattatttattatttttacagtgcatcATCATGCATTAATCCTAAAGCAGAAAATGTTGTCATATTTCTTTGCTAATTTGTGTAAATTTCACtggcaaataaaaaaagtaaattttacatatttttcaaaGCTAATCAATATTATTTCATAAAATTAAGTATATATCTACTTAATCTGATACCACTAAAATTTACTTCGAATAAGCATGTGCAAAaacttgtgaaattaaaattaaataaatcttaCTAGTAATGTTTTAGTgtatacagtggcccaaaaaatgAGTTGGATATgttagccacacttaaaaatgtatgaatttcattgcattagatagcaaACTTCACTAACTTCACTAGTCTTTCTTTGTTTGCAATTACTTCTTACTAAGTGGTCCCATTTTTGTGGATATGCTACTTGTGCAAAAGTaagtttctttcaaataaattccACCTGGTTTGATAATGTGCtgtatatttatgcatttcaaagTGTAGCTTAGGTATCCAAAAATTATTTTAGGGGTCACAGTATTTGCAGTTATGTTATTAAATGGAAATATAAGTGCATAGAAATAGAGTACGGAAGAGTAGAGGAAGAGCAGAACAAAAAAGATGACAAAAGGCAAAGAAAATCTCACGCAAATGACCAGCCGTAGTCCCAAGTCTGAGGTCTCCAGTCTTTGGGCCCAATGCTGACAGTCATCTGGAATACTGTTGTATACATCATATGTGCCACCATTCCCATCATACCTAAAAAAGGAGCCATTAAAGATTGTTATCCCTGTTTGTCTCTGTCAAAATCAGATTATTTAAGATTCTCTCTCTCAGAACAGCTCTCAAAGACTCACCAGAGAGGACGGTGCAGATGGCAGCAAAAGCATTGATCTTGAGTGCGTACATTTCCTTATTCAGACACAGCAGCAACAATTCCACCCACATGAGTAGGAAACCCAGTGCCAGTAAACTGATGTATGCAAACTCAGATATCACTGAAAGCCACAGAACTCCTAAAGGATATAAAACAGTGAGGCACACAAATAAGACACATGATTCGTAGTTGTTTTATTGTAtagctcaaataaataaatacataaataaataatctcaCCTTGTGTTTCTCCAGGGGTCAGCTCAATGAAGTTTCGACATTTCTCACCTggaaaatgagtgaaaaaaatcacacatccgtctgtccgtccatcctctatctatctatctatctatctatctatctatctatctatctatctatctatctatctatcatcacatttaaaaacagtgagaaaaatgttataacttttttgcaatttttttgctGTCCCTGagttgtagttttttttatttatttttttactaattacTCAGTTCTGGAATTGTATTCCATAAACTGGAATaggatgtgaaaaaaataaataaaactaaataaatattaaaagccAAGGGACCAAAAGGTTTTTTCAGTAGAAAAGGAGTTGGACATGTTTTGCAAGCCATGTTATAGTTATAGCATCACAGTTTTTTTCTTGACCTTCCTTAATATTGCTTTATATAAAACGGATCATCACTGAAattgaaaaattatatatatcagCAACTGGAATGCAGAAGCAGGGTtattgtttagaaaatgttatttagttttttttttttttacatttctttacagttttccattcaatttagttttttttttttttttttttttttttttcagtgtaatctAGATTCAGTGattggtttttattttatattatttatttatttatttatttatttggagtaTGAAGTATAAATGTGGGATGTAAAGATTTCAAATTTAACAACGTGTACCAAAAAAAGACTAACTATATGAATTTTTGGTaagttcagtttcagtttttgcaaatgttattttcacttattCTTTTCAGTTAACGAAAATGTTTTAATTCAGTGTTCATTTTAGTTTTCGATAAGGAGCACAGTAATGTGCAGAAACATTGGTCCTTACCAGAGCCATCACTGTGTTTCTCACAGGACAGCCAGAATCCAGTGTGAAAGTAGCGCTGCATGTATTTGTCCTCTCCCGTCTCCCAGATGTAGTGGACAGCATTTGCCAGCTTCTTGGCTCTCATATGGGCCAGTTCCTCCTTCTGCTTTGGGGACATGGTAACATTGGAGTCTAGTTTCTTAGGGTCTGATGTAGGGCCCTCTGTAGAAAGGGACAGAATTTAACAGGATAAATTATAAGAGACTGATTAAAGGCTTCAAACCTATTCTGTGTTTTGGAGTGCAAGGCAGGTTGAATGCTTGTCGTTTTTCCTTGCAAGTAGAAGTATGCTGTGACTCTGAGGGGAAAATTCACAAATAATTAATTTTGCCCGCTTTTATTTAAGGTGGCAAATAAGGTAACGCCATGTATGCCATGCTGTTCTAGATCAAAGTTCCCTTTTCATCTTGTAATTTACTGTAATGTTCACCTAATCTGGTGGAAATCCTCTCATTCTGAATCCTAAATAACCTTGACACCAGTCTATATGGAAATCTGTAGATTTAGTCAAAAGCTCCCTCATCTTAGTATGAGAGGTTAAAATGGTATATTAAATCTGCATTGGTTTGACGTGGAAGATTATGCTACAGCAAGTACTGGCCTGTAATCTCTAATATTTACAGATTGAAAGTGCAGTAGGTTATTCCCAGCAGCATATGGCAGTTTTTACTGTGGTTATGAGTTGGAGTTTTATAAAACAATACTTTATCATCTGTTTATTATCTGTGCAAACACAAGAGACTGCATTCTTTGGCACAGTTATTAAGTGTGGTATGCAAAGACCCATATGCCGAAAATTACAGACAAtccaggatgggcatttctgaactatccaatgaaagtagggcaTCTCAATATACTGTAGTAGGCAAATCGTGTAAAGCGGTTGAAATACACTCATCCTGGTTTGAAAACGGCCACTGATTGGAAAATGCCCACTTTTCTTCAAGTCtctagctttgggagaccacaaggatGAGATATAACATATACTGTACTTAATACTAAGCTATTGAAGCTATCGTATACCTTTACATTTGTGCAACTGATGTTTCGCATGGTGTTTCGTTGTGGGTAATGTTATGTCAGATAATCAAATGGGAGAGTTTTGGGAAAAGGGCAAAAGAAGCTAAGTTTGGAGTCATTTCGGATTCAGGGTTGATGGAGCTGGCCAATACCTGGATAAATCAAAATAGTGTGTAAAAACAATTCCAAGAACACAAACAATATAACATCCCATTTGAACATATATCATGGCGAATGGCAGGTATTTGCAGAGAAAGACAGTAAACAGGTACAACCTACAATTGTGAAAGCTTCGAACCCTAATACAAAATTATCAATTGATTCACCTCAGGCCAAGAGCTAATAAATTGTGTAGCTAAGTTTATAGTTGGTGACAGGGACATGCACATGGTGGCCCAAGCCACTGCCCCTTTGCCCTGCTGGGCTGAGGTACCCCTCTAGAGAAAGAAATGATATTTGCAAAtattcattttgcagatgctttttatcCACAGCATCAAAGTGATTAAGACATGATGAATAGTAAAGCACTCTCTGCTGaattgtttaatttgtattgtttgtttatgtatatacagtttataACAGTGATAATAACACTTAAGTAACCTTGGAATTTAACTGCATAATGTTAAATAACACCAGGTCTGCATATAAGGCATCACATTATGCTGTGCATATTGTAGGCTATATGTTCAAATTGTGTGTTGCACACTGTTTATAGTACCACACTCTCACAAAAAAGAAGATGAGATAGAAAGAGAAAGAACGGATGGAGGCTGCTAAAGGGAGTGTTTCTTTGAAAAGCTGGTTTCAAAACACCAGCAAGCAAGCAGGTGATGAATCATGCGATGAAAATATATAGCAAAAGATACTGCACAGTGCACACTGTGTCTCGAGGAAAGTATCTTTCCTCAAAATCATTTGCCAGGTGAGGAAGTAATGTACAACTTTGTGTTTGCAGGTAAAGCATgttttaagtaaaattaaaattaattttagtttagaaataaaaaataggtACTGTAGTTATATAAAATATCTTACATGAGCTGTGTAGCCTATTAAGCATattaacagtgttggggagtaacggaatacatgtaacaggattacatatttaaaatactaaatataagtaactgtattccactacagttacaatttaaatcattggtaataagaatacagttacattcaaaattattttgattactgaagagattactttgcgttttattgtcatttgtttcatttaatatttagtcctttcagatggaaaacatttatacatataaatgatgtgatccaaagtgcatttgaacagcggtgaaacactttcttatgatgtgttacattcatacgagcagacagagaagtaagtttgaagtaactttggagtagaagaaatagaaataaaccttgtgtaaactgtcagctttacgctaagctaaaatgctatttctagccattttacatgcatgttaccagacatgatcatattttttttatcaagaaaattcattattggatcataatttctttttttctagtaagacctttaatataagggcaaaaatcttattcttgataatcattttttttattgattcctgtagaaatatctaaaaaactttaaaacaagatcaattagatttatcttgttttagaaacaacactgcataagatatttaggtttttcagagaatgtatttttaacatgtgtattttgtcttactgtactggcagagtttttatagccaaaacaagtgaaaaaatctaccagtgctgaagaagtaatccaaagtatttagaatactttactgaccttgagtaatctaacgaaatacgttacaaattacattttacagcatgtattctgtaatctgtagtggaatacatttcaaaagtaaccctcccaaccctgcatattaaTACATAGACAATGCTATTATAATCACAAGGCACCAGGTCAGAGAGTGAGTGAAAGTGTTCTGAGCATCAGGAGTCAGGTATAGTGGTGAGAGGATTTTAGTAACTTATTGTAAAGGGACATAAAACTAAGGGTTTGATAAGGagcaagacagacatgggaatcTTATAATGGAACACGAGTTTTAACATCAACAACAGTAGTAGTATTAGCATGAAGCCTAATTACTACTTTACTAACGTtatgttgagaaatatgtatgaagaaaCAAAGACTTTTGTGCAAtgagtagccctatttatatcagAAACAAATATAGATCAATAATCATCAATAAATTTGTCTGATTAttgatgtgtgaaaaaggcatcgatcccaagcctagttaACATGCAATACATCCAGTGCATCGATGTTTATAACAGCTTGATATGACGAGTTTCAGATAAAGTGCTTGGGTAGTACTCTAATACTCTAGTCTGGTCTTTCATCATCAGTTACATTTAAAGTGGTTGAAAAAGTGCAATAAACTTTGATTTtacttaaaattttaaaatgtactcattacaaacctgtgtgacttctTTCTCTTGTAATGTTtgtaaagacatgagggtgatttaATATGAGCTATCCATTGAAGTTTTAACTATCCACCATTAAGTAATGGAGGCACACTCCTTACCACTTGTGTAAGGCTGGCTGTTGTTCTGTCCACAGTTCTTCATTTTGACAGGCGACAAACAGAGAGGTTTGACCACTTTGTGCGTGCCCTCGCACCAGTACGAGGTGCAGAAGGCCAGCACAGAGAGCGCCAGGGCCAGAGAGGTCAGTGAGAGAGACAGCAAGGAGCGATTCCTCCGAGACATGCTCTCCAACATGGTGAAAGGATGCTGTAAAACCTGATACTGGAGAGAAGAGAGAAAAGGACAACTCGGGCACTAAAATAAGTATTTAAAAGGAAGCTCTGTGTATGGTTGAGTTTAACAGAgatgaggagagggaaagggagtTCAAGATGTGGGCAGTTGTGTATGGGAAATTCAGATTACTAAACTAGGGAGCCGATGTCAAATGTCAAGAGAGGAGTTTATATGAGCAGAGGAAACGAGCAGAAACTGGAGATGCAAACAAGCAAAAGTCAGTGGAACTGTTTGAGATGAACAGAGGATTTAAAAATAGAGAGAAAAGGAAGAAAATGAGACAGATGCGAGGGactgaaaacataatttttttttgatgTCAATGTGAAGTACACTGtaaacatcttttcattttaCAATGTTGTTATAGGGCAAacaacattaatttaaattatcACAATCATTTCTGTCATTTCAACTCCGTTTTCTTCATCAGTAATTCAGATGATATCGgacaaaaacatgcaatgaactTACCACTGCAGGTTGGAACTTTGGCACCACTTTGATTTAACTtaaaatttctccaaaaaaaaaaagtctgttttatataattttttccagTGTATGGAAAAGGTGTAAAAAATGTTAAGGATATCACTTTAGTCCACAACTAAAGAATTTGTTGCGCTTTCAAAATATTTTCTCTGAGTGCCCAGAAAGTCAACGGAGATGAGACTGAAAATCCATCAATAGACACAAAAATGTgccatttgttattgttttttagcTCAGCACAGAGATGAAATCTTAACTCGTGCAATCAAAAACAATCTTGTTCTTCTCTTTGTTTTTGCCGTCTCTCACCTGGTCTGGTTTCTTGGCGAGATTAAAATTTTCTGAGAATTTCTTGCTTATTCCATGTCTTAATCACTAATGTCCATTTCTTTGTAATCCTTCATGATCTCAGTTAATCTCTAAAACAAATGTACACCTGTCTCTCCTGGTCCGTTGTTGTCTTCCAGACACCTATGGCAGACCATAATATTAAAACAGATTATGTTTTTACTAAGTCATTACTTAGAAATATCTCTAAGCCTGATCTATAGATTAAATATTTGCATTACATTAACAATACAGTATTATCTAATTTATTACATAACCACTTATTTAAGATTTATtagttatatattataaattatttattaaatatactaAGACAcagtgatttatatatatatatatatatatataaaatcaaaatacTTATGATGGCATGAGGAATAGAGAGCATTATGTTCTTAACCTTCACAAATATTATACAGATGCTGTGAAATGCTTCAAGGAGTTGTTTTTGCAAGAATATTAACCAACAATTTCATGCAGGAAAGGAGTAAATTGTTAGACAAATGAAAAGCAAAATTTGCACACATAAAAATGgtcacatttgtatgaaatttgtagaaaatttatttatataaaagagTATCATGCATTATCGTTATCAAGCACAGAACTGTTATATAAAATATGAAGTATAATAtacaatgaaacatgaaaaaaaaatctttttttttctaatatacACCAATGTTGATCAGAACattaaaagacagaaatgtaacCCACCTTTTCAGCTGCAAAGTTGGCTACAACACTGTACCTCTGTCTCTTCACTTGTATTATCTCACTGTCTGTCCGTCTTTTCTTTTATTCATTCTCTCCCTCTTAAGTGAATGTTCATCACAAACCCACCCAGATTTCACTTAATCTGCCCAAGTCCATCTGTTCCTTCggttctgtctctttatatagtttccatttaaatctttctctctctctctctccctctctcttagtTTTTCAGTTTTAAgatgctttattggcatgacaaatatgTCTACATTTGTTTTGCCAATACACGTAAAACTTAAAATACAAGacagaatatactgtacaatgtataCTTGACAAATAAGGTAAAGAGGATAGTGCTAACTAATTACATAacgttacacacacacaaaaatactaataataaaacaataagaaAGAGCCATAGTAAATTATTATGGAGACATAGACTCAAGTCTGTTCTGTCACTGTCCCTCATTCTgtggcagacagacacacattGTGCTGCCATCACACAAAATTCCTTGTGTTCAAATAATAAGGGCAGTTTTTCATTGTTCTTTAAATGATCAAATCTGCTGTGTATATGTTTAATCTTTTCAAGGATGtactgtatagtgtatattgctgGCAATTGCAATGGTGTTGGAAATCGCTATGAatgaaaagcatctgctaaacaaaataaataatgttaataattatgTGGCAAACATTCTGAAGTGAAGAGCCTGAACATATACCAGGAGGAGATCCCTCTAAATTATAATGCTATATGGTGTTCACCAAGATAATTGCGGATCTTGCTCTGGGGAGAAAATTCCCATGTCCTGATCCCCCTGTTGGTTAAAACACTGTAGTGCAATGACATTGCTCTTACCAGTCATATGTACAGTCGATACATGGCTTGCACACTAGGGGGGAACTAAGAAaactaattctctcatcatttactcaccctcatgccatcccagaggtgtatgactttcttctgcagaacacaaatgaagatttttagaagaacatctcagctctgtaggtccatacaatgcaggtgaatggtgaccaaactttgatgtacaaaaatgcacataaaggcagcataaaagtattccatactactccagtggtttaattcatgtcttctgaatcaaTCAAATCGGTATTGGGTAAAAACAGACCAACGTGTAAATTCTTTTTCAGTATAAATTGTGAAATCAGCCATCTAATGCTCTGCGCATTCATCAAGCACAATGAagggtaatcgagcttgaaatcatgattgtgcctctctgttctcactcaaaaccaattaggtcacttcagaagtcatgaattaaaccactggagttgtatggattatttttatgctttgagtgctttttggagcttcatggtaaccattcacttacaatgtattgaccaacagagcagagataatcttctaaacatcttcgtttgtattcagcagaagatagTAAGTcagacatatctgggatggcatgacggagagtaaatgataagacaattttcatttttgggtgaactatttctttaaggtaaATAATAATGCAGGACATATTTTTTCATTATCTTGTCACTTTATTCTTAAATTGTCACTTTCACAGGTAACACCACAGCTTTACCATAACTTGtagaataaatatatatgaatttgtaatacaaaataaaaccgTAACTGAACCTATAATTACAGTAACAGcgaatatgaaaataaaaccaaTATTGTATGAATGAAGACGTGTAGAATGTTTCATCCAAATAAAGAATagaaagtattattttttttttacttttgcacaTGTTCCATCAATTTCTTCCTTCAAATAAAAGACAGAATAAATACAATtaggacaaataaataaataaataaataaatacatacatttgcaacagtTATCAGACAGCAAAAGGTGATATAAAagatacagtacatcttaataaatcATCTtatagaaagaataaaaaaaatattgtccatTAATTTAGAGGTTTTATAATTTACCACAAACCTCTGATGCTATTACTCACCATTAAATACCATGAAATTGAATAAAAGATCAACATTTCCAAACAAGCAACAAAAACATTGTGCATGATCGTCACTTAAGAGTGACTATAGTGTTGCCTTTTGGATTTGTTTGGATATCAACTACAATAATGATCGGTTTCAAACCAAATCATactcaaaatgtaaaataaatacatcaattTGCTTGTTTGTTTCTTGATGCCACACCAGCTTTGATGGTTATTTCATGTCGAAAACcaggttaaaataataaaagtaaaactaaATAAGATGTTTAAGACTAATTCTTTCTAAAAACTCAAACTAAATTTGGACTAATTttgttaaaaaccttttcaagggTGTCAACGGAATAAAAGAGTTTTCTCACAGGAGTAGAAATATtacaatccaataaaatatgtttgatAGACAGTGGGCTCTGACATGATGCACATATCCCCCGATAGTAAAAATTTGTGTGCCAGTCTTGAGTGGCCTATCCGACATCATGTATAATGACCCCAATGATtgcacacactattgcacttgtgtatatggttgtgtgacaataaaagtgattttgatttgatttgatttgtataaGCAACTTGGTCCCAGCGGTTATTAAAAGAGAAGAAACTTCTGGTCCCAACAGCAGGATTTATTTCACGTAATTTGTTTAAGCACTGATCCCATCTTTAGATGTGGATTACTTGGTTAGCTGAATACCTTTCAGGATAAACATGAGATTTTCCACTCTTCGAGCAAGCTTAATGTTTATCCAGCAATTATCAGTTATCCAAGCAACGCTTTTCAAGACTTTCACAAATCTGCTCACTGGCTGGCAAATTATTTCAGTAGAAATCCCAGGTTTTTGGTAAGCTTTCTTAAAAAACTCCAACATACAGGACCTTGATGGATTCTACAACATACTGGATAAAGAGCTATTAAACAAAACACCCGCTTCATTCTCTCAGTCCATCTAGTTGGAAAGGCCGGGATACGCATGCTTTTCTCCCCAGAATGGAAAAAACGTACAGTTTATCAATGTGCACTGATATTTAAAGGGTTGCTCACacttatacacacatacacacaataaatTGGGATTAATAAAGGGGGAGGGGACAAAGGAAGTGTCGCGATGAATGGATGATGTTTGGAGAACTTAAAAAATGTTATTTCCCTTGCCAGATGTCCCAGTTCCAGGACCCCAAACTAGTGGAGATTGCTGTGGAACTCCAGCTCGTGGGGTAACCACTCCGGTGAATGACACAGGCGATAGCTCACCAACAGAAGTCTCCGCAGTGTTAGGTTGTACCATTTTTGGTGCATTGTGCAAGTTTACCATGGGAAAACCAATGTTGGGCATTGTCAAAGATGAAAGGTTTGTATTCTGGGTTGGAGACACCATGTGGGAAACAGGTACCCCGGGGGCCATATTTAGGGGGGCACTGGAACCAGGCATCATAGAGTTAAAACCAAAATAATTCTGATTTGTCGGGAATGTAGTAGAACTGGCCACATTGGACATGTTGCTGCTCAATGGCCTGGTCATGCCTGTAGCGAGCAAACAGCCTGGGAAGGATAAAAGTTGAAAGTGTGCAAGCAAAAAGGGATAATGGGTAATGGGAGACAGGGTACAAGAGAAGTAAATAGCATAAAGAGGTGGGAATAAAGAAGGTTGTGTTTTTATAAAGCAGCTGAGATGAAATCTACACCAACTACATACAGGTTATGTTCCACATGACTATATGAATTCTAGGCTTGAAAAACACTGCATCACAAACATTCAGAAATAAACAGATATTATACAGTgtccctttctctctttctcagttgCTTTTGTAGTcaatgtctttctctctctttctctcagccaTCCTTACCCTGGGCTTTTTGTGTAGAGGCGGAGATGGCGTTGAGAGGGGGCTGTTTAAGTTTGGGCTTGACTGACATAAGAGAGTCAAAGTCCACCAATGAAGCACCTTCACCAAGGAAGGACGCTGGCTTTTTGGTCTCATCAACAGGTTTAGTGGCAGTGTCACCTGTGGATAGCAAAAAAAGACCTTTGCTGTGCTGTTGGAACTAGAGAAAAAGAAACCTTAGCTCAAATGATCAAACATGATCCCTACCCTCTGAAAAAAACATTGCCTTGATTTCACCCCCTAGAATGGTATCAAACTGTTTCACACAACTTATCTTGAGGTTTCATAGGCTTCCACTTTTTGTATGTTTTACATCTTTGCCTTGATCTGACTGGCCTGGTAAtatgaacaaatgtatttttcagaGCAATCCGCATTtgcttttgttaatttttttatatttaataatataataatatatattataattttttatattatatatgtattaatttgattaaattaaattttaatatatttatattttatgtttattattttgattacattatctattttattaaatttttatttattatttggattatagtgtatattattttttaatgatagTTTAGAAGTCACAGCTTTTTTAGCATAAAATGAATTTGTATAAAATTATCAAAGTAATAAAAGCCAAACACAGAAACAATAAAGAATGAAATTAGACATCAGAAAATGTAGCTAGACTTTTAACTATCAGCAAAAAAGCAATCCCGCTTTCAGCTTATTTTGGCCAAGACCTGCCCCCATAGGCAGGAACAGAAGGTCTGACCAACAtataaagtgaccaaccacagtttttaTTACATGATGTTTAAGGAAAGGTACATCCAAgaatcaaaaagaaaaagaaacctgTTCCGTTGCTGTTCTCAGAAGTCGCTCCCCATGGATCTGAACTTCGTACATCTTCAAAAGCGTAACTGGCTGTCATCGCATCAGTTGGAGCAGATGGGGCACCCCAGGGGTCATTTACAGTGAGCGGAGAAGAAGCTGAGAGAAAGGGGGtaataaaatgtactgta from Myxocyprinus asiaticus isolate MX2 ecotype Aquarium Trade chromosome 30, UBuf_Myxa_2, whole genome shotgun sequence includes:
- the LOC127421532 gene encoding germ cell-specific gene 1-like protein produces the protein MLESMSRRNRSLLSLSLTSLALALSVLAFCTSYWCEGTHKVVKPLCLSPVKMKNCGQNNSQPYTSEGPTSDPKKLDSNVTMSPKQKEELAHMRAKKLANAVHYIWETGEDKYMQRYFHTGFWLSCEKHSDGSGEKCRNFIELTPGETQGVLWLSVISEFAYISLLALGFLLMWVELLLLCLNKEMYALKINAFAAICTVLSGMMGMVAHMMYTTVFQMTVSIGPKDWRPQTWDYGWSFAMAWVSFSCCMAAAVFTLNSYTKTLIEMKHRARIRLEEARTASHAPPYDEVIMAGGGSLYSVSRLVQHCQKGTLMDTTWPPKENIPGGSLVGMANPHGLVLVSGCGTEGCEDCEREMDEMEHAIEREEGEDEMF